One stretch of Armigeres subalbatus isolate Guangzhou_Male chromosome 2, GZ_Asu_2, whole genome shotgun sequence DNA includes these proteins:
- the LOC134218445 gene encoding uncharacterized protein LOC134218445 gives MLRIILFLAVTSPALLKAARIQLVNLTPEEAQKYITQQSLDLRYAKKLGEHPLGYFRNIQDPEAKFYHNGRLIDNPEDYVEEAFEASQFHGQDGLGRAMFGYTDHNQARLEARNTNGEVRGSYQYIDPFGQEMVVQYWSDSLGFHQVDNRPEVILEPVTETPEVREARVAHQKAWEEAAQLSRSGKPISSVNQKPVQNTVDDDDDEVVGALSNQHQALVRYPSLPYTTHISPNSAPAASNDAIVVEAVRKLKKRQNDESVKGTTDEEEPQYDPKGFFYSFEYPVFNIVQSEAARARSQKVKRSTESDSVDVVEEPSPVVENVPAEDNRVSLKAVQSGEQLVAAVHDVQVSPKQKLSTEQ, from the coding sequence GTCACGTCACCGGCACTACTGAAGGCCGCTCGAATCCAGCTGGTGAACCTCACACCCGAGGAAGCACAAAAATACATCACCCAGCAGAGTTTGGATTTGCGCTACGCCAAAAAACTGGGTGAACACCCTCTGGGTTACTTCCGGAACATTCAGGATCCAGAGGCAAAGTTCTACCACAATGGGCGGTTGATCGACAACCCGGAGGATTACGTCGAAGAGGCGTTCGAAGCTTCGCAATTCCACGGCCAAGATGGACTTGGACGAGCCATGTTCGGATATACTGATCACAATCAGGCCCGCCTGGAGGCTCGCAACACCAACGGAGAGGTGCGTGGCTCATATCAGTATATTGATCCATTCGGCCAGGAAATGGTCGTCCAGTATTGGTCGGACAGTTTGGGATTCCATCAGGTTGACAACCGACCTGAAGTTATCCTTGAACCGGTTACTGAAACTCCGGAGGTACGCGAAGCTCGCGTTGCACATCAAAAAGCTTGGGAAGAAGCCGCTCAGCTCTCTCGGTCCGGAAAACCAATAAGCAGTGTCAACCAGAAACCAGTGCAGAACACCGtagacgacgatgacgacgaagtTGTAGGCGCTTTGTCCAATCAGCATCAGGCTCTCGTTCGGTATCCCAGTCTGCCATACACGACTCACATCTCACCGAATTCTGCTCCAGCCGCATCAAATGATGCGATAGTTGTTGAAGCCGTGCGTAAGCTCAAGAAACGGCAGAATGATGAATCCGTCAAAGGGACTACCGACGAAGAGGAACCACAATATGATCCAAAAGGATTTTTCTACAGCTTCGAATATCCAGTTTTCAACATTGTACAATCGGAGGCTGCTCGAGCCCGCTCACAGAAGGTCAAGCGATCGACTGAATCGGATTCCGTTGACGTAGTTGAAGAACCTTCACCAGTGGTTGAAAACGTCCCCGCCGAGGATAACCGAGTGTCATTGAAGGCCGTCCAAAGTGGAGAACAGCTGGTTGCGGCAGTTCACGATGTACAGGTTTCACCCAAGCAAAAACTTAGCACGGAACAGTGA